The Arachis hypogaea cultivar Tifrunner chromosome 16, arahy.Tifrunner.gnm2.J5K5, whole genome shotgun sequence genome contains a region encoding:
- the LOC112758246 gene encoding protein disulfide-isomerase LQY1, chloroplastic isoform X1, with amino-acid sequence MALAPSPSSVCVPGCRLHLHSSFLSYPLNSFSPSAASIRIQAKPIRAELDQNTVVAITVGVVSVAVGIGIPVFYESQIDNAAKRENTQACFPCNGSGAQKCRFCLGTGNVTVELGGDQKEVSRCINCDGAGSLTCTTCQGSGIQPRYLDRREFKDDD; translated from the exons atggcactagctccttctccttcttctgttTGTGTCCCTGGGTGCCGCTTGCATTTGCATTCTTCTTTCCTCTCTTACCCTCTCAACTCCTTCTCTCCCTCAGCAGCTTCAATAAGAATTCAAGCAAAACCCATTAGAGCTGAACTTGATCAAAACACG GTAGTGGCTATAACGGTTGGTGTTGTGAGTGTTGCAGTGGGGATTGGTATTCCGGTCTTCTATGAGTCTCAAATTGATAATGCT GCTAAGAGAGAAAACACGCAAGCCTGCTTCCCATGCAATGGCTCTGGTGCTC AGAAATGTAGATTTTGTTTGGGAACAGGAAATGTTACAGTTGAACTTGGTGGCGATCAGAAGGAGGTCTCGCGCTGCATAAATTGCGACGGTGCTGGTTCACTCACATGCACCACTTGTCAAGGATCCGGAATCCAACCTCGTTACCTTGACCGGAG GGAATTCAAAGATGATGACTGA
- the LOC112758246 gene encoding protein disulfide-isomerase LQY1, chloroplastic isoform X2, with protein sequence MALAPSPSSVCVPGCRLHLHSSFLSYPLNSFSPSAASIRIQAKPIRAELDQNTVVAITVGVVSVAVGIGIPVFYESQIDNAKRENTQACFPCNGSGAQKCRFCLGTGNVTVELGGDQKEVSRCINCDGAGSLTCTTCQGSGIQPRYLDRREFKDDD encoded by the exons atggcactagctccttctccttcttctgttTGTGTCCCTGGGTGCCGCTTGCATTTGCATTCTTCTTTCCTCTCTTACCCTCTCAACTCCTTCTCTCCCTCAGCAGCTTCAATAAGAATTCAAGCAAAACCCATTAGAGCTGAACTTGATCAAAACACG GTAGTGGCTATAACGGTTGGTGTTGTGAGTGTTGCAGTGGGGATTGGTATTCCGGTCTTCTATGAGTCTCAAATTGATAAT GCTAAGAGAGAAAACACGCAAGCCTGCTTCCCATGCAATGGCTCTGGTGCTC AGAAATGTAGATTTTGTTTGGGAACAGGAAATGTTACAGTTGAACTTGGTGGCGATCAGAAGGAGGTCTCGCGCTGCATAAATTGCGACGGTGCTGGTTCACTCACATGCACCACTTGTCAAGGATCCGGAATCCAACCTCGTTACCTTGACCGGAG GGAATTCAAAGATGATGACTGA